The Raphanus sativus cultivar WK10039 chromosome 2, ASM80110v3, whole genome shotgun sequence DNA segment tttaataaataatcaatattattctttttagtttaacttaagtttctttttttctatttttgatataatttcTATAACAATATACATCATAAAATTTGaaacgaaaatatttttatatataatgtgatttcataaaagagTTTACGAAAATAAACTTGgcattaaagtaaaataaatctcttttaaaatttatcagtTATGTTCTTATACTACTTTGTACTGAtcatcactttatttttttctggttttagttgcaaattaacatataaccatttctttttcaaaatcaaaagtgTACTTACAcattctaagatgaatatccAGACTAATACAATGAATACAATTAGTTCAATTTTGTTGAATTCGATTAAAAATAGTTGTACTTTACTCTGAagaaatatatgtaacacaATATATCCACAAAATAAGTAATTAGACCAatccaattttatttaaatctaaaatcaaaatttagcaaaaactaatatattataatttatagtaatattttcttattttatacatataaattataaaatgtccGTACATAGATAAATCAATACAAAATTCtcaataataatatacatttattaccaaaaaaattcaattaagcttgattttgtattatttatatatatgcatgatgTTTGAAAAGATTATTGTTGCTATTTTCATTGATGTAACTTTGAATCAATTAATAgttaatttttactatttgattCTCAAAACAACATTGATTAAATTATAGAtatcttaattaaatatatatatatacaaatctaaGACAAGAATGaattaaatgaaatgaaaaataaatcaaaactgtaaaatgtagaacaaaaatattactattGAATTAGAAAAGTACATGTTATCCAATACATCCGAATAATAACCAAATAGATaagatattatatattcaaaagcatacagatattttgtaaaatatttatattagagttagctataatttgaaatattatgtTACAGTTTCACAGTATAAAgtaaattaactaaattaacaaaattaaattatttgattaaaaagtaaaataaaatcccGCTGCGTAGCGCGGGCAATTACCTAGTAATTAATTAAGGAGTAGGCCTCAATGTGTTGGCAACATCAATCACAAAACGGTATCTAACGTTCCCCTTCTCGAGGCGTTCCATGGCAGTGTTGACATAATCCGCAGAGATAAGCTCAATATCTGCCGTTATGTTGTGTTTACCGGCAAAATCAACCATCTCTTGAGATTCCTTTATCCCTCCTGTCATACTTCCCACCACCGTCTTCTTCCCTGTATGTGAAACGGAAGCGTTTGTCTAAAAAATAGTAATGATGGGAGATAATGGTCAAAGACGAAATATAGGCTCTTACCTAAGATGAGAGGCAGAACCGGAAGCTCAAGTGGTTTGTCGGGTGCACCAACCATAATAAGTTTTCCCTTATATTTTAGCAAACCAAGAAGCGGAAGAATCGGATGAGTTGCAGATACGGTATCAATAATACCATCCATAGTCCCCATTGAATCCTTCATCTGTTCCGGGTCACGGCTCACCAGGAACAGATCCGCACCAAGCCGGTTAATCGCATCGTCTCTCTTACTATCTGACGTACTAATAACGGTAACCTTAGTACCCATAGCCTTGGCAAATTTCACTGCTATATGACCTAAACCGCCTAGTCCCACCACACCAATGTGGATTCCTGGCTTGTCTAGTCTGTGATACTTCATCGGTGAATAAACTGAGACCCCAGCACAGAGAAGTGGTGCGGCAGCGTCTAACGGGAGATTTTCAGGAATGCGGATGATGTAATCCTCTTCACAAACCATGTGGTCAGAGTAACCACCATGGGTCATGGTGTCATCGTAGTACTTGCCTCCGGACGTTATGATCATTTTTGGACAGAAGTTCTCTTGGTCATCGGTGC contains these protein-coding regions:
- the LOC108826456 gene encoding cinnamyl alcohol dehydrogenase 7-like; protein product: MGKVFEREAFGLAAKDESGVLSPFRFSRRETGEKDVRFRVLFCGICHTDVCMAKNEWGFTTYPLVPGHEIVGVVIEVGAKVTKFKAGDKVGVGYMLSSCRSCDICTDDQENFCPKMIITSGGKYYDDTMTHGGYSDHMVCEEDYIIRIPENLPLDAAAPLLCAGVSVYSPMKYHRLDKPGIHIGVVGLGGLGHIAVKFAKAMGTKVTVISTSDSKRDDAINRLGADLFLVSRDPEQMKDSMGTMDGIIDTVSATHPILPLLGLLKYKGKLIMVGAPDKPLELPVLPLILGKKTVVGSMTGGIKESQEMVDFAGKHNITADIELISADYVNTAMERLEKGNVRYRFVIDVANTLRPTP